The following proteins are co-located in the Flammeovirga kamogawensis genome:
- a CDS encoding Crp/Fnr family transcriptional regulator translates to MENFRHHISQLIDISEIEWSSIKEVTVQEHFNTKETILDNGKIARNIYFIKKGLIRSFYLLNGQEINTYFACDNQFISSYASFIAQLPSLEQLETIEETEVLSISYEKLNALYKQHPKLEKLGRIIAEKNYLCVVDRTLSMQTKTAKEKYLEFIDKYDFKIINNVPQHQIATFLGIAPESLSRVRKQISTS, encoded by the coding sequence ATGGAAAACTTTAGGCATCACATTTCCCAACTTATTGATATTTCAGAAATAGAATGGAGCAGTATAAAGGAAGTTACAGTTCAAGAACATTTTAATACAAAAGAGACAATTTTAGATAATGGTAAAATTGCTAGAAATATTTACTTCATCAAAAAAGGATTAATCAGAAGTTTTTACCTACTTAACGGACAAGAAATAAACACTTACTTTGCCTGTGATAATCAATTTATCTCTTCTTATGCAAGCTTTATAGCTCAATTGCCCTCTTTAGAACAATTAGAAACCATAGAAGAGACTGAGGTATTATCTATTTCTTATGAAAAATTAAATGCGCTGTATAAACAACACCCAAAACTTGAAAAACTAGGAAGAATTATAGCCGAAAAAAATTACTTATGTGTAGTTGATAGAACTTTATCTATGCAAACAAAAACGGCAAAAGAAAAATATCTTGAGTTTATAGATAAATATGATTTTAAAATTATCAATAACGTACCGCAACATCAGATAGCTACATTTCTTGGTATAGCTCCAGAATCTTTAAGCAGGGTGAGAAAGCAAATAAGCACTTCTTAA
- a CDS encoding SMP-30/gluconolactonase/LRE family protein, whose product MKQLKNTLLSLSFLFISSFMLQACSLKPLAWTPPEKPKLEGNLSVNNLLQSTEWIDLQGWVGPEDIAIDKKGNLYCGVHISNTNFDEGRILKIDTSGKVSIFCNTNSWVTGLVFDKNQQLIACDQKRGIISVSPKGKITVLASKDEYGRPFLIPNDVDIDDDGIIYFSSTSSKMKFSKKNARKLLMEVKADGGLFSYDPSTKKVKTLIDGTYFGNGVAVSKNNDFVLMIDLTKYRVMKYWVTGEHKGKTEIFIDNLPGIPNGISKRKDGSFWVGFSTRRSDILDKIQPNKTLKKIIYSTPMWLQPKQEAFGMLMHLSSEGDIIKTYYDTTGTIVSEASSVEEHNGYLYIGGDLTNHIGKYPLPKQP is encoded by the coding sequence ATGAAACAATTAAAAAACACACTCTTATCCTTATCTTTTCTTTTTATTTCTAGCTTTATGCTACAAGCTTGCTCCCTAAAACCCCTTGCGTGGACTCCACCAGAAAAACCCAAATTAGAAGGGAATTTGTCCGTTAATAATTTACTTCAATCTACAGAATGGATTGATCTACAAGGATGGGTTGGTCCCGAAGATATTGCCATAGATAAAAAAGGCAACTTGTATTGTGGGGTTCATATATCGAATACTAATTTTGATGAGGGGCGAATTTTAAAAATTGACACATCTGGAAAAGTATCTATTTTCTGTAATACAAATTCATGGGTAACGGGGTTAGTTTTTGATAAAAATCAGCAACTTATAGCCTGTGATCAAAAAAGAGGTATTATTAGTGTAAGTCCTAAAGGCAAGATTACTGTTTTAGCCTCAAAAGATGAGTATGGCAGACCGTTTCTTATTCCAAATGATGTAGATATTGATGATGATGGGATTATTTATTTTTCAAGTACATCTTCTAAAATGAAATTCAGTAAAAAAAACGCCAGAAAACTATTGATGGAAGTAAAAGCAGATGGTGGATTGTTTAGCTATGATCCATCAACAAAAAAAGTAAAAACACTAATAGATGGAACCTACTTTGGAAATGGTGTTGCGGTGTCTAAAAATAATGATTTTGTATTAATGATAGATCTCACAAAATATAGGGTGATGAAATATTGGGTTACTGGTGAACATAAAGGAAAAACCGAGATTTTTATTGATAATTTACCAGGTATTCCAAATGGAATTTCTAAAAGAAAGGATGGTTCTTTCTGGGTTGGATTTAGTACAAGACGAAGTGATATTCTTGATAAAATACAGCCTAATAAAACACTTAAAAAAATTATCTACAGTACACCAATGTGGCTACAACCAAAACAAGAAGCTTTTGGTATGCTGATGCATTTAAGTAGTGAAGGCGATATAATAAAAACATATTATGATACTACAGGAACTATAGTTTCTGAAGCAAGCTCTGTTGAAGAACACAATGGGTATTTATATATAGGCGGAGACTTGACAAATCATATTGGTAAATACCCTTTACCTAAGCAGCCATAA
- a CDS encoding 2-hydroxyacid dehydrogenase encodes MKVAVFGTKSYDKEFFKLEGVNTTHELVFFESRLRVKTASLAKGFDAVCVFVNDVVDAECIQMLASYGIKVIALRCAGFNNVDLIEAEKQGIAVLRVPAYSPYAVAEHTLALILTLNRKTHKAYNRVREGNFSLDRLTGFDINGKTVGVIGTGKIGQIFANIMKGMGCKVIGFDLYPNKKLEEDGLLEYMSLNDLLEQSDIISLHCPLTPQTHHIINDHSIWRMKKGAMLINTSRGRLIDTESAIRALSKGHLGYLGIDVYEQEEKLFFRDLSETLIRDEKMLNLMSFPNVLVTGHQAFFTDTALTQIAKVTLGNLTSYEKGEELINRVGTEAIKA; translated from the coding sequence ATGAAAGTCGCTGTATTTGGAACAAAGTCATACGATAAAGAATTTTTTAAATTAGAAGGAGTTAATACTACTCACGAACTAGTATTTTTCGAATCTCGTTTACGTGTTAAAACTGCTAGTTTAGCTAAAGGTTTTGATGCAGTATGTGTGTTTGTTAATGATGTTGTTGATGCTGAATGTATTCAGATGTTAGCATCTTATGGCATTAAAGTAATTGCTTTGCGTTGTGCAGGTTTTAATAATGTAGATTTAATAGAGGCAGAAAAACAAGGGATAGCAGTATTAAGAGTACCAGCTTATTCTCCTTATGCTGTTGCTGAACATACTTTAGCATTAATCCTTACATTAAATAGAAAAACACATAAAGCCTATAACAGAGTAAGAGAGGGTAATTTCTCATTAGACCGTCTAACAGGTTTTGATATTAACGGGAAAACGGTTGGTGTTATTGGTACAGGTAAAATAGGTCAAATCTTTGCAAATATCATGAAAGGTATGGGCTGTAAGGTGATTGGTTTTGATTTATATCCAAACAAGAAGCTTGAAGAAGATGGTTTATTAGAATATATGTCATTAAATGATTTATTAGAACAGTCTGATATTATTTCATTACACTGTCCATTAACTCCTCAAACGCATCATATTATTAATGATCATTCTATTTGGAGAATGAAAAAAGGAGCAATGCTAATAAATACATCTAGAGGTAGATTAATTGATACTGAATCTGCAATTAGAGCATTATCAAAAGGTCATTTAGGTTACCTAGGAATTGATGTTTACGAGCAAGAAGAAAAATTATTCTTTAGAGATTTATCAGAAACATTAATTAGAGATGAAAAGATGTTGAATTTAATGTCTTTCCCAAATGTATTGGTAACAGGACACCAAGCATTTTTTACAGATACAGCATTAACGCAAATAGCTAAAGTAACTTTAGGTAATCTTACTTCTTACGAAAAAGGAGAGGAATTGATCAATAGAGTTGGTACGGAAGCTATTAAAGCATAG
- a CDS encoding MOSC domain-containing protein, with protein MKISKIQVFPIKSLDPVELQEVEVTNGGTLKWDRRFGIHRKSDGRTVNGKKYPKIHQLRSAFDLDNMLVEFWSEDFPLSKFSFKTDLVKIGVYLSEFFEEEVYLLENENTGFPDHTSGNVGASLISIQTLEKVGEWFNLPSEEVLRRMRMNIVVDAPSAFYEDNLLGVDKLHPKPFSIGEINFKGYKPCERCPVPTRDSYTGEVIKGFQKEFLQKRLQLDPSIKTNILYKHAYMCGIVLSIDQSSYGKVLTPNEVKVNL; from the coding sequence ATGAAAATCAGCAAAATACAAGTATTTCCAATTAAATCTTTAGATCCAGTAGAACTTCAGGAAGTTGAAGTTACAAATGGAGGTACTTTAAAATGGGATAGACGTTTTGGTATTCATAGAAAAAGTGATGGAAGAACAGTAAACGGGAAAAAATACCCAAAAATACATCAGTTAAGATCAGCTTTTGATCTAGACAATATGCTTGTAGAATTTTGGTCAGAGGATTTTCCACTATCAAAATTTTCATTTAAAACAGACCTAGTGAAAATTGGAGTGTATTTATCTGAATTTTTTGAAGAGGAAGTTTATCTACTAGAAAATGAAAATACGGGCTTTCCAGATCATACATCAGGAAATGTTGGTGCTTCATTAATTTCAATACAAACCTTAGAAAAAGTAGGTGAGTGGTTTAATTTACCTAGCGAAGAAGTTTTAAGACGAATGAGGATGAATATTGTGGTTGATGCACCATCTGCTTTTTATGAAGATAATTTATTAGGGGTAGATAAGTTACATCCTAAACCATTCAGCATTGGAGAAATTAATTTTAAAGGATACAAACCATGTGAACGTTGCCCAGTACCTACAAGAGATTCTTACACGGGCGAAGTTATAAAAGGATTTCAGAAAGAATTTTTACAAAAAAGACTTCAATTAGATCCATCTATTAAGACAAATATTTTATATAAACATGCTTACATGTGTGGTATTGTTTTATCTATTGATCAATCGTCTTATGGTAAAGTATTAACACCTAATGAAGTTAAAGTAAATTTATAG
- a CDS encoding DUF1761 domain-containing protein, with translation MDFSQINILAVLCAALASFVLGAVWYSAIFGKAWQKELGFTDEYLQNGSMPLIFGSSFVLMLIMSFGMSLLISHGGGEAIDAYTGGLHGFVIGLMFIATSMGINYLYQRRSIKLWLIDAGYQITFLTIQGIILGAWH, from the coding sequence ATGGACTTTTCTCAGATTAATATTCTTGCTGTACTTTGTGCAGCCTTGGCGTCTTTTGTTTTAGGTGCTGTTTGGTACAGTGCAATTTTTGGAAAGGCTTGGCAAAAGGAATTAGGATTTACAGATGAGTACTTGCAAAATGGTAGCATGCCATTAATATTTGGAAGTAGTTTTGTACTAATGTTAATAATGTCATTTGGTATGTCATTATTAATAAGTCATGGAGGGGGAGAAGCGATAGATGCTTATACAGGAGGCTTACATGGTTTTGTAATTGGTTTGATGTTTATTGCTACATCAATGGGAATTAATTACTTATATCAAAGAAGGAGCATAAAATTATGGTTAATTGATGCGGGATATCAAATAACTTTTTTAACAATACAAGGTATTATACTTGGTGCTTGGCACTAA
- a CDS encoding SCO family protein, translating into MLQTQFFKLLFVGILFTSFSCNKEKTIPFYTTPDFTPHFLSDAKEINDKIAHRISDFSFLNQNNRTITQQAIEGKIHVANFIFTSCGSICPVMTDNMKIVESHYKNDEDVALLSYSVTPWIDNVEVLKEYADNKNIKSANWHLLTGNKAEIYNLARTSYFAEEDLGFTKDSTDFLHTEHFILVDGDKRIRGIYNGTLMLEMKQLIQDIEALKEEKSIFAML; encoded by the coding sequence ATGTTACAGACTCAGTTTTTTAAATTACTTTTCGTCGGAATTCTATTTACATCATTTTCTTGTAACAAAGAAAAGACTATTCCGTTTTATACAACACCAGATTTTACACCTCATTTCCTTTCTGATGCAAAGGAAATTAATGATAAAATTGCACATCGAATTTCTGACTTTTCATTTCTTAATCAGAATAATAGAACCATTACACAACAAGCGATTGAAGGGAAAATTCACGTTGCTAACTTTATTTTTACCAGTTGTGGTAGTATTTGTCCTGTTATGACAGATAACATGAAAATAGTTGAAAGTCATTATAAAAATGATGAAGATGTAGCTTTATTATCGTATAGTGTAACCCCTTGGATAGATAATGTAGAAGTATTGAAAGAGTATGCTGATAACAAGAATATAAAATCTGCAAATTGGCATTTACTAACAGGTAACAAAGCGGAAATTTATAATTTAGCCCGTACATCATATTTTGCAGAAGAAGACCTTGGTTTTACTAAAGATAGTACCGACTTTCTACATACAGAACATTTTATTTTAGTTGATGGAGATAAAAGAATTCGAGGTATCTATAATGGTACATTAATGTTAGAAATGAAGCAATTGATACAAGATATTGAAGCGCTAAAAGAAGAGAAAAGTATTTTTGCAATGCTGTAA
- a CDS encoding toxin-antitoxin system YwqK family antitoxin: MVHQVHQLTKILFTYLLLVTTFSCQQQQQEEVVNLKVQTINAQDVKYASKKGIFYVNDKKFSGEIYWTYNNGTDTLRVKRYWKGLKEGQWTRYYPDQSILEYRFYHKNKKEGEHISFYPNGEMRFSYHLKNDVYDGNNLAWNHNGKLISNMNYKEGKEEGAQKVWYNNGKIKANYVIKNGRRFGLLGTKNCINVTDSVF; encoded by the coding sequence ATGGTACACCAGGTACATCAACTGACTAAAATACTTTTCACTTATCTACTTTTGGTAACAACTTTTTCCTGCCAACAACAGCAGCAGGAAGAGGTTGTAAATCTTAAGGTGCAAACTATAAATGCACAAGATGTTAAGTATGCATCTAAAAAAGGAATTTTTTATGTAAACGATAAAAAGTTTTCAGGAGAAATTTATTGGACGTATAATAACGGAACAGATACTTTAAGAGTGAAGAGGTATTGGAAGGGGTTAAAAGAAGGACAATGGACACGCTATTACCCTGATCAATCTATATTAGAATATAGGTTTTACCATAAAAATAAAAAGGAAGGTGAACATATTAGTTTTTATCCAAATGGAGAAATGAGGTTTTCTTACCATTTAAAAAATGATGTTTATGATGGTAATAATCTTGCATGGAATCATAATGGGAAGTTAATTTCTAATATGAATTATAAAGAGGGTAAAGAAGAAGGTGCTCAAAAAGTATGGTATAATAATGGTAAAATTAAAGCCAACTATGTAATTAAAAACGGTAGGCGCTTTGGTTTATTAGGTACTAAAAATTGCATAAATGTTACAGACTCAGTTTTTTAA
- a CDS encoding YHYH protein: MKLKIILLLTCVSFLVYSCSSNDDDTTTPTTLPANDDDDQDDDTSGNADSDTTNVDTDTPDTDADSDSDDTDELAVYQKIYAATDIYKDGDFVVIEVNGLPDHNSPYYQDTEWSDRYENNTDPDFRLNPNRISSADRTIRIPLHPEEASSHESTALGVMGVAINGVAFFNQYAGPNDQPLTNEIFSFDQYNGHPQGQGVYHYHIEPTYLTAKEDVGNEGLLGFLLDGFPVYGPFENNVAVSNNDLDEYHGHNHATEDYPDGIYHYHITAEDPYINGNGYYGTPGTSTD, translated from the coding sequence ATGAAATTAAAAATTATTTTACTTCTAACCTGTGTGTCTTTTTTAGTTTATAGCTGCTCTTCTAATGATGATGACACAACTACACCGACTACATTACCTGCAAATGATGATGATGACCAAGATGATGATACTTCTGGAAATGCAGATTCTGATACAACAAATGTAGATACAGATACGCCAGATACTGATGCAGATAGTGATTCTGATGATACAGATGAATTAGCTGTATATCAAAAAATTTATGCAGCAACTGATATTTATAAAGATGGGGATTTTGTGGTAATTGAAGTGAATGGCTTACCAGATCATAATAGCCCTTATTATCAAGATACAGAATGGTCTGATCGTTATGAAAACAATACTGATCCTGATTTTCGTTTAAATCCAAATAGAATTTCATCTGCAGATAGAACAATAAGAATACCTCTTCATCCGGAAGAAGCATCTAGTCATGAATCAACTGCTTTAGGTGTTATGGGTGTTGCTATTAATGGAGTTGCATTTTTTAATCAATATGCTGGTCCGAATGATCAACCCTTAACAAATGAAATTTTCTCATTCGATCAATACAATGGTCACCCACAAGGTCAAGGTGTTTATCATTATCACATAGAACCAACGTATTTAACGGCAAAAGAAGATGTAGGGAATGAAGGCTTGTTAGGTTTCTTATTAGATGGTTTTCCTGTGTATGGACCTTTCGAAAATAATGTAGCCGTTTCGAATAATGATTTAGACGAGTACCATGGACATAATCATGCAACAGAAGATTATCCAGACGGTATTTATCATTATCATATTACAGCAGAAGACCCTTACATTAACGGAAATGGATATTATGGTACACCAGGTACATCAACTGACTAA
- a CDS encoding cation transporter — protein MVNEDIIERKALKFGIVANLLMAIAGWVTYYFSNSDAMLLDGNFSLISALATIAAIIIGKKKHKRTTIFPFGRYVFESFFVFFKGVLIFGITIVAVVQSCIKIINFFNGEAITPIVIHSILYYTVVIAIISFGIAFYYKHQNKKINLNSPILGVEAKSSIIDGFLTVGIGISLLLVSIIPENSALSFLKYIGDSIIVLIMGIVLINTPIKIIKDAFIELGGGVLQDQISLDIIDQVIIDHLPSMFETHQNYISKLGSNYFIVLYVSTSEKNINVEELLSTRNKISTALSKQFPTHNLEVIIND, from the coding sequence ATGGTGAATGAAGATATAATCGAAAGAAAAGCATTAAAATTTGGTATTGTAGCTAACCTTTTAATGGCTATTGCTGGATGGGTAACTTATTATTTTTCCAATTCTGATGCGATGTTGTTAGATGGAAATTTTTCTTTAATTTCTGCATTAGCCACCATCGCCGCCATAATTATTGGGAAGAAAAAGCATAAACGCACAACTATTTTTCCTTTTGGGAGGTACGTATTCGAATCTTTCTTTGTCTTTTTTAAAGGAGTACTAATTTTTGGAATTACGATTGTTGCAGTAGTCCAGAGTTGTATTAAAATCATCAATTTTTTTAATGGAGAAGCTATTACTCCAATCGTTATTCATTCTATACTCTATTACACTGTTGTGATTGCAATTATCTCTTTTGGAATTGCGTTCTATTATAAACATCAGAATAAAAAAATCAATCTAAATAGCCCTATTTTAGGTGTAGAGGCAAAATCTTCAATAATAGATGGCTTTTTAACCGTTGGAATTGGTATTTCTTTACTTCTCGTTTCGATAATTCCAGAAAATTCTGCCCTAAGTTTTCTAAAATATATTGGTGATTCCATCATCGTTTTAATCATGGGTATAGTGCTTATTAATACTCCTATTAAAATTATTAAAGATGCATTTATTGAACTTGGAGGAGGAGTTTTACAAGATCAAATATCACTCGACATAATTGATCAGGTCATTATAGATCATCTTCCTTCTATGTTTGAGACACATCAAAATTATATTTCGAAACTAGGTAGTAATTATTTTATAGTACTATATGTGAGTACATCTGAAAAAAATATTAACGTAGAAGAATTACTATCAACTAGAAATAAAATATCTACAGCGCTTTCAAAGCAATTCCCAACACATAATTTAGAAGTTATTATTAATGATTAA
- a CDS encoding T9SS type A sorting domain-containing protein has protein sequence MKRAISCFILLFLILSCTKSNDEVQIFDPVTHVTELHITHDTTIESANYIYYTIEVYENVTLTFGTVQLTSSTIILREGASISLTGAANFTNVEIVSNGDNEFCNPGGGSITIDGLPFDMGGEECIDLGEDLPVELLHFTTKLEGEDALLEWATATELNNEKFIIERSIDNKEWNSIAEVKGAGNSNVMLEYQYLDEEVPNTSIVYYRLKQVDFDGKSSYYGPNAISNSNMDNEIRIYPNPVPKGEALNIMSNTYGIEVNIYNTIGQFYGSFSTDMNYLKIPMMYGTGIYIIEVTTGGKTTSEKIIVE, from the coding sequence ATGAAAAGAGCTATATCTTGTTTTATACTCCTATTTTTAATTTTATCATGTACTAAAAGTAACGATGAAGTCCAAATTTTTGATCCTGTTACTCATGTTACAGAATTACATATTACTCATGATACTACTATAGAAAGTGCCAATTATATATATTATACTATAGAAGTGTATGAGAATGTAACCTTAACTTTTGGAACTGTGCAACTTACCTCTTCAACAATAATTCTAAGAGAGGGAGCGTCGATATCTTTAACAGGTGCAGCCAATTTTACCAATGTGGAAATTGTTTCTAATGGAGATAATGAATTTTGTAATCCAGGTGGAGGTTCAATTACAATTGATGGATTACCTTTTGATATGGGAGGTGAAGAATGTATAGATCTAGGAGAGGATCTTCCTGTGGAGCTTTTACATTTTACTACTAAACTAGAAGGAGAAGATGCATTGTTAGAATGGGCAACGGCTACAGAATTGAATAATGAAAAGTTTATTATCGAAAGAAGTATTGATAATAAAGAGTGGAATTCTATTGCAGAAGTTAAAGGAGCGGGCAACTCAAACGTAATGTTGGAATATCAATATTTAGATGAGGAGGTGCCTAATACATCTATTGTTTACTATAGGTTAAAACAAGTAGATTTTGATGGTAAATCATCCTATTATGGACCAAATGCAATTTCTAATTCAAACATGGATAATGAAATAAGAATATATCCAAACCCTGTACCTAAAGGTGAAGCCTTAAATATTATGTCTAATACCTATGGTATAGAGGTCAATATATACAATACGATAGGTCAATTTTATGGTAGTTTTTCAACAGATATGAATTATTTAAAAATTCCTATGATGTACGGAACTGGTATTTACATTATTGAAGTAACAACAGGTGGAAAAACAACAAGTGAAAAAATAATAGTTGAGTAA